A stretch of Nitrospiraceae bacterium DNA encodes these proteins:
- a CDS encoding HDOD domain-containing protein has product MKSATSTGHTTPASFLESLLAESPETLPILRQSCIQVLNLTQDKRSNASDIGEIIMRDQAMMANVIKIANSPAYHTRTPVKTPTYAVALIGFDVIRAMVVSAQLIEQADTFGADTTNLKHLLARALVAGTQAQELGKAINYGETGSLFTNAMLYSLGDLILALCRPDVAEQLAVIRREDPARIPKAELTHLGRPLHIIAAAMAKHWNLPDSLVQLLEKKPVWPKSRPEADQQIMEGIVRAANELSYCLLNPLAAGQGEVLQGLIEQFLPPFGLSMIQLEHTVSKAFSQASEIASAINIDRQHFLPASEADGLFLHNPHLHRLTQTIHQALDPEGVLSRESATSAQQASPSLQPSPASDRPLLDFTIQSMKISEPSSLLTFVARALHASYGFERVWLALVVPGKDMLQAKIGYGPHVETIQPVFHCPLSHGNFWDRLIHRFHPIQYSSLVKEGESGGMPTAFLKYWGNQPGFAGTLYAPNRPIGIILVDRGSTGNPLTDTDFAAFALVLSQTNVNLARLTQHH; this is encoded by the coding sequence ATGAAATCCGCCACTTCCACCGGCCACACGACCCCTGCTTCGTTTCTGGAAAGTCTGCTCGCCGAATCCCCGGAAACATTGCCTATCCTCAGGCAAAGTTGCATCCAAGTCCTAAATCTTACTCAGGATAAACGCTCAAATGCCAGCGACATTGGAGAAATTATCATGCGTGATCAAGCCATGATGGCCAATGTCATTAAAATCGCAAACAGCCCTGCCTATCATACCCGCACACCAGTCAAAACCCCAACCTATGCGGTGGCCCTTATCGGATTTGACGTCATTCGGGCCATGGTGGTCTCTGCCCAATTAATTGAACAAGCGGATACCTTTGGAGCCGATACCACCAATCTGAAACACCTACTGGCTCGCGCTCTGGTCGCGGGAACTCAGGCACAGGAACTGGGGAAAGCCATTAATTACGGGGAGACGGGATCGTTATTTACCAATGCCATGCTCTATTCACTGGGAGACCTCATCCTCGCTCTCTGTCGACCCGACGTCGCCGAACAACTAGCAGTCATACGCCGGGAGGATCCAGCCAGGATCCCAAAAGCCGAACTAACTCATTTGGGAAGACCCCTGCATATCATCGCTGCCGCCATGGCCAAGCATTGGAATCTGCCGGACAGCCTGGTTCAACTATTAGAGAAAAAGCCCGTCTGGCCCAAATCCCGCCCCGAAGCAGATCAACAGATCATGGAAGGCATTGTTCGAGCCGCGAATGAATTGAGTTATTGCCTCCTGAACCCATTGGCTGCCGGACAGGGAGAGGTTCTCCAAGGCCTGATCGAACAGTTTCTTCCCCCATTCGGCCTCTCCATGATCCAATTGGAACACACCGTGTCCAAAGCCTTTAGCCAGGCCTCAGAAATCGCCTCGGCCATCAACATTGACCGACAGCACTTTCTGCCCGCATCCGAGGCCGATGGACTATTTCTTCACAATCCACACCTACATCGGCTCACTCAAACCATCCATCAGGCTCTAGACCCCGAAGGGGTTCTTTCCAGAGAATCAGCAACATCGGCTCAGCAAGCATCCCCTTCCCTCCAGCCCTCTCCGGCCTCCGATAGGCCATTGCTGGATTTCACCATTCAGTCTATGAAAATATCCGAACCCTCCTCGCTGCTTACCTTTGTCGCCCGAGCTCTCCACGCTTCATATGGGTTTGAACGGGTCTGGCTCGCATTGGTCGTACCAGGAAAAGATATGCTCCAGGCCAAAATCGGTTATGGCCCGCATGTGGAAACCATCCAACCCGTGTTTCATTGCCCTCTTTCCCATGGAAACTTCTGGGATCGACTGATCCATAGGTTTCACCCTATTCAATATTCTTCATTGGTCAAAGAAGGGGAATCCGGAGGCATGCCAACCGCATTTCTAAAATACTGGGGCAATCAACCCGGGTTTGCCGGAACCTTGTACGCACCCAACAGGCCTATCGGAATCATCCTGGTGGATCGAGGTTCTACGGGAAATCCATTGACCGACACGGATTTTGCCGCCTTTGCCTTAGTGTTATCCCAAACCAACGTTAACCTGGCTCGATTAACTCAACACCACTAA
- a CDS encoding SWIM zinc finger family protein: MRNRISCSAQELSQLDADMIQSVVGGTVFEEGHQYFSAQRVKILDADQTQITAEVHGVYGVYTQIIKLRAGTLSTRCSCPSTEQPFCRHCVAVLLHQFHNGSSLKPSAKENHKDPAPASDLRGRAEAPHAEESGGAGDLNFWEAILFIDWVQKAVGLLGKEATLPPVPGSLGGVAREWVGVVERLNAQCLEGEEDRLDALRSLQSAEGMVDNLTKQLHVLKEEAAAAQKNCRVLEGKVKQLQDALAELSKASN; the protein is encoded by the coding sequence ATGAGAAATAGAATTTCCTGCTCGGCTCAGGAGCTGAGCCAATTAGATGCTGATATGATTCAATCCGTGGTTGGGGGAACGGTCTTCGAGGAAGGCCATCAATATTTTTCTGCCCAACGAGTCAAGATCCTTGATGCGGACCAGACGCAAATCACGGCAGAGGTCCATGGCGTCTATGGCGTGTATACGCAAATCATTAAGTTGCGAGCAGGAACTTTGTCGACCAGGTGTTCCTGTCCATCCACTGAGCAACCTTTTTGTCGTCACTGTGTTGCGGTATTACTGCACCAATTTCATAATGGTTCCTCACTTAAGCCGAGTGCCAAGGAAAACCATAAGGACCCGGCTCCTGCTTCCGATCTGCGGGGACGGGCCGAAGCACCCCATGCGGAGGAATCCGGGGGTGCGGGTGATTTGAATTTTTGGGAAGCCATCCTGTTTATCGACTGGGTACAGAAAGCTGTTGGACTTTTAGGTAAGGAGGCCACCCTACCTCCGGTTCCTGGTTCGCTCGGGGGAGTGGCTCGAGAATGGGTAGGTGTGGTTGAACGCCTTAATGCACAATGCCTGGAGGGAGAGGAAGATCGACTTGATGCGTTGAGGAGTCTGCAATCAGCCGAAGGCATGGTTGATAACCTCACGAAGCAGTTGCATGTTTTAAAGGAGGAAGCCGCGGCGGCTCAAAAGAATTGCCGGGTATTAGAGGGAAAAGTCAAGCAATTGCAAGATGCATTGGCAGAACTATCTAAGGCGTCCAACTAG
- a CDS encoding P-loop NTPase, producing the protein MPCIISVASGKGGVGKSMVVSNLGLLLAKKGLRVTLVDMDIGGANLHILFGMFQPPSTLTDFLTNALTNLYEIAHPIPSLSSLKLIPGTGETLITANLQHSKKRRLIRHVQKLEADIILVDVGAGTSYHALDFFLLADYYLAVATPDPTSVLDLYRFIKLAAIRKVLTAFLARDPVADALLDKDFHSVTAVLKAVGRTSESGMEIAQEALKMFQPALILNRMTPKSRINTLHLQHLLKQYVGTDLSILGNIPEDMQVQQSILKYLPVVELAPNSPATIALNQIADNVLRMVGRTDGSIGRMEEPRKIRA; encoded by the coding sequence ATGCCTTGTATAATTTCAGTGGCCTCCGGTAAGGGCGGAGTTGGAAAAAGCATGGTCGTCAGCAATCTTGGCCTCCTCCTCGCCAAAAAGGGACTTCGCGTCACGCTGGTCGATATGGACATTGGGGGAGCTAATCTTCATATCTTGTTCGGGATGTTCCAGCCCCCATCCACTCTCACAGATTTTTTGACAAACGCTCTAACTAATTTATATGAGATCGCCCACCCTATTCCCAGCCTCTCCTCCCTGAAGCTCATTCCTGGTACCGGCGAAACACTGATTACCGCAAACTTGCAACATTCCAAAAAAAGGCGCCTTATTCGGCACGTACAGAAGCTGGAGGCAGATATCATTCTGGTTGACGTCGGCGCGGGCACTAGTTACCACGCACTGGACTTTTTTCTCCTCGCGGACTATTACCTGGCTGTGGCCACTCCTGACCCGACCTCGGTTCTAGATCTGTATCGATTCATTAAACTTGCCGCCATTCGAAAGGTTCTTACAGCTTTTTTAGCCCGCGACCCAGTGGCGGACGCCCTTCTGGACAAAGACTTTCATAGTGTTACAGCAGTGCTGAAAGCCGTTGGAAGAACGAGTGAATCAGGTATGGAGATTGCCCAAGAAGCTTTAAAAATGTTTCAACCGGCCCTTATCTTAAATCGCATGACTCCCAAATCAAGGATCAATACTCTGCACTTACAACATCTGCTGAAGCAATATGTCGGAACCGACCTTTCTATCTTAGGTAATATCCCGGAAGACATGCAGGTGCAACAGTCCATTTTAAAATATCTTCCAGTGGTAGAACTGGCTCCCAATTCCCCAGCGACCATTGCGCTGAACCAAATTGCCGACAATGTACTTAGGATGGTGGGGCGAACAGATGGATCAATTGGCCGGATGGAGGAGCCTAGAAAAATCCGAGCATGA
- a CDS encoding ribosome maturation factor RimP, whose amino-acid sequence MAFTADNLEQVIRQVGEPIARALGVDIFEVQCTGRPAKLLVRLTLDKKGGVGIEDCEQFHQSLRRTWEVLHPEKAAYRFEVSSPGLDRPLRDPKDYERVVGERLRVTLKTSINKQSVVLGQLITITDMGIHLMDDKSKNPQEVVVPWENIAKARLEVSF is encoded by the coding sequence GTGGCCTTTACGGCTGACAATCTTGAGCAAGTTATTCGCCAAGTGGGCGAACCTATTGCTCGAGCCTTGGGAGTGGATATCTTCGAGGTTCAGTGCACCGGGAGACCCGCCAAACTTTTGGTTCGATTGACTCTTGATAAAAAGGGGGGAGTTGGAATTGAAGATTGTGAACAATTCCATCAATCCCTGCGTCGAACCTGGGAGGTTCTTCACCCGGAGAAAGCCGCGTATCGGTTTGAAGTTTCTTCGCCTGGTCTAGATCGACCGCTCCGAGATCCCAAAGATTATGAACGAGTGGTGGGCGAACGGCTTCGAGTCACTCTGAAAACCTCGATCAACAAGCAATCAGTTGTTTTGGGGCAATTGATTACTATTACAGACATGGGGATTCATTTGATGGATGACAAAAGCAAGAATCCACAGGAAGTAGTTGTACCCTGGGAAAATATTGCCAAAGCGAGATTAGAGGTTTCGTTCTAA
- the nusA gene encoding transcription termination/antitermination protein NusA — protein sequence MKSELMLVIDQIGREKGIDKAKVILALESALLTAAKKRFGHGENIQVDIDTETGEISIVKKKTIAENVMDSKTEISLEDARKIDDEAEMGDEIGSLIDLEEFGRIAAQAAKQVICQKVREAEWESIEREYSKKEGELVHGVVLGQERRNYLVDIGKTEALLPIQEQIPREAHRRGDRVRALLLEVRRTPKDVQVILSRAHPQFVVKLFGLEVPEIAEKIVEIKGVVREPGDRTKISVASRDKAVDPVGACVGVKGSRVQAIVRELHGEKIDIIPWTNDPRVFIGEALNPASIEKVGIDEQKKSALVVVADSQLSLAIGKNGQNVRLAAKLTGWKIDIISSTEYEKQKLERDQEIKAALAEEAAQITEESATDNAREIERSSQDEIVENPAVVPTESGQSSGS from the coding sequence ATGAAAAGTGAACTCATGTTGGTCATTGATCAAATCGGTCGGGAGAAAGGAATCGACAAGGCCAAAGTTATTTTGGCCCTGGAGTCGGCGCTTCTCACGGCTGCGAAGAAACGGTTTGGGCATGGTGAAAACATTCAAGTCGATATTGATACGGAAACCGGCGAAATTTCTATCGTGAAGAAAAAGACGATTGCCGAGAACGTGATGGATTCTAAGACAGAAATTTCGTTGGAAGATGCCAGGAAAATTGATGATGAAGCTGAAATGGGAGACGAAATCGGTTCACTCATTGATTTGGAAGAATTCGGGCGAATAGCTGCACAGGCCGCAAAGCAGGTCATTTGTCAAAAAGTTCGAGAGGCTGAATGGGAATCGATTGAACGGGAATATTCCAAAAAAGAAGGGGAACTCGTTCATGGGGTAGTTTTGGGCCAAGAGCGTCGAAATTACCTGGTCGACATTGGAAAAACGGAGGCCCTTCTACCCATTCAGGAGCAAATTCCACGGGAAGCCCATAGACGGGGAGATCGAGTGCGGGCTTTGCTGCTGGAAGTTCGAAGAACTCCAAAGGATGTACAAGTGATCCTTTCCCGGGCGCATCCCCAATTCGTGGTGAAATTGTTTGGCCTGGAAGTACCTGAAATTGCAGAGAAAATTGTTGAAATCAAAGGGGTGGTACGTGAGCCGGGTGACAGGACGAAGATTTCAGTGGCTTCACGGGATAAGGCGGTTGATCCGGTTGGCGCATGCGTTGGCGTCAAAGGTTCACGTGTTCAGGCCATTGTTCGGGAGCTGCATGGTGAGAAAATAGATATCATTCCATGGACAAATGATCCTCGGGTTTTTATCGGGGAAGCCTTGAACCCTGCCTCCATTGAAAAAGTAGGGATTGACGAACAAAAGAAATCTGCCTTGGTGGTGGTGGCCGATTCTCAGCTCTCTTTGGCCATAGGGAAAAATGGGCAAAACGTGCGATTGGCCGCAAAATTAACAGGTTGGAAAATCGATATTATTAGTTCTACAGAGTATGAAAAGCAAAAGCTTGAACGAGACCAGGAGATTAAAGCGGCTTTGGCTGAAGAGGCTGCCCAAATTACGGAAGAGTCGGCGACGGACAATGCCAGAGAAATTGAAAGATCCTCACAAGATGAAATCGTGGAGAATCCAGCGGTGGTACCAACAGAGTCAGGGCAGAGCTCGGGATCGTAA
- the infB gene encoding translation initiation factor IF-2, with protein MRVHEIAKKIGMESRLLIPELVRLGIQVSSHSNTVEDNMAKWAMNIILGKTPETTPKPGDSSAPGPVGVKSSEGGRLLKKESSTSGRHRSEAVAEEPKKAEKKHILIKKKKTEEEILEEMAELSPVREGEGEESPVILEESESPLETASVLPKSPGVSAVESHQEVPAVSPAESGGISGVVAPPPVLEEKSVATPPSSKSLEKEKKGEGKPDKKGAVLSREVPIEEKGKKIKKVARVKDEDLFAARFEDAAVWQDLRPLPTLRREERTRQVQQPSVGEVTKPRKKVMKVTAGISVKDFAEVIGQKPTEIIRKLMDLNIAKTLNQPMDLEAGVLIAEGYGLAVEAVAAKGGEALLEEVLEGGEQGNLEPRAPVVTVMGHVDHGKTSLLDAIRQTQVTDQEAGGITQHIGASFVKAGERGVTFLDTPGHEAFTAMRARGAQVTDIVVLVVAADDGPMPQTIEAINHAQAANVPIIVAVNKMDKPGANPDRVKQSLAEHGLQPEAWGGQTIFVEVSAKQNKGLDQLLDMLLLQAEIMELKGDATCSARGVVLEAKLDKGRGPVATVLIQAGTLRIGDSFVVGSVSGRVRGLTSDKGERLKEAGLSIPIEVIGLLGVPEAGDQLVVVKDERAAREIAQARQQKQKDVGLASTSRRTLEELYAESKDGEIKELPLLIKADVQGSVGALGDALLKISTDAVKLKIIHSGVGGINETDVLLAAASKAIIIGFHVRPDSKAAAIAEREGVEIRLYTIIYNILDDIRSAAEGLLAPTIKERVMGHAEVRQLFSVPKMGTIAGCYVNDGLISRSNTKVRVVRDQVMVYEGKIGSLRRFKDDAREVQQGYECGIGVENFNDLKIGDVLEAYVLEEETTKL; from the coding sequence ATGAGAGTTCATGAGATAGCCAAAAAAATTGGGATGGAGAGCCGTTTGCTCATTCCTGAATTGGTGCGACTTGGCATCCAGGTTAGTTCCCATAGTAATACCGTGGAAGACAATATGGCCAAATGGGCGATGAATATTATTCTTGGTAAAACTCCTGAAACAACGCCAAAACCTGGGGATTCATCCGCTCCAGGGCCTGTTGGTGTAAAAAGCTCCGAGGGGGGGCGCCTACTGAAAAAAGAATCGTCGACTTCGGGAAGGCATCGGTCTGAGGCAGTGGCCGAAGAACCTAAAAAAGCCGAAAAAAAGCACATACTGATTAAGAAGAAAAAAACGGAAGAAGAAATCCTGGAAGAAATGGCGGAATTGTCTCCCGTCAGGGAAGGTGAGGGAGAAGAGTCACCGGTCATTCTGGAGGAATCAGAATCTCCATTGGAGACGGCGTCCGTTTTGCCTAAGAGTCCTGGCGTATCGGCCGTAGAATCTCATCAAGAGGTGCCCGCAGTATCGCCTGCTGAATCGGGAGGGATTTCTGGTGTTGTGGCCCCCCCACCTGTTCTTGAGGAGAAAAGTGTCGCAACTCCTCCCTCGAGTAAATCTCTTGAAAAAGAGAAGAAAGGCGAAGGAAAGCCTGACAAAAAAGGGGCGGTTTTATCGCGAGAAGTTCCCATAGAGGAAAAGGGCAAAAAAATCAAAAAGGTTGCACGTGTGAAAGACGAAGATCTCTTTGCCGCACGGTTTGAGGATGCTGCGGTCTGGCAAGATCTTCGACCATTACCGACGTTGCGACGAGAGGAACGTACCCGTCAGGTTCAACAGCCTTCGGTGGGTGAAGTCACCAAACCCCGGAAAAAAGTTATGAAGGTCACTGCAGGGATATCCGTGAAAGATTTTGCCGAAGTGATCGGTCAAAAACCCACGGAAATTATTCGGAAATTAATGGATTTAAATATTGCAAAAACCCTCAATCAACCCATGGATTTGGAAGCGGGAGTGCTCATTGCGGAGGGCTATGGCCTCGCAGTTGAAGCGGTGGCCGCGAAGGGAGGGGAAGCGCTCTTGGAAGAGGTGCTTGAGGGAGGAGAGCAAGGAAATTTGGAGCCTCGCGCGCCTGTGGTGACTGTTATGGGGCATGTCGATCATGGAAAAACCTCGTTGTTGGATGCGATTCGGCAGACCCAGGTGACCGACCAAGAGGCGGGAGGGATTACTCAACACATTGGGGCGTCATTTGTGAAAGCTGGTGAACGTGGTGTGACGTTCTTAGATACCCCAGGCCATGAAGCCTTTACGGCTATGCGGGCTCGTGGGGCTCAGGTTACGGATATTGTGGTCTTGGTTGTGGCTGCAGACGATGGGCCGATGCCTCAGACAATTGAAGCGATTAATCATGCGCAAGCGGCCAATGTGCCGATTATTGTGGCAGTAAATAAAATGGACAAGCCGGGGGCTAACCCTGATCGGGTCAAGCAAAGTTTAGCCGAGCATGGCTTGCAACCTGAAGCATGGGGAGGCCAAACCATTTTTGTTGAAGTATCGGCAAAGCAAAATAAGGGGTTGGACCAGTTGCTTGACATGTTATTGCTTCAAGCGGAAATTATGGAATTGAAGGGCGATGCTACCTGTTCTGCTCGAGGAGTTGTCTTGGAGGCGAAATTGGATAAGGGGCGTGGGCCTGTTGCCACTGTGTTGATTCAAGCCGGAACCTTACGAATCGGGGATTCGTTTGTCGTGGGATCGGTAAGCGGCCGGGTGCGAGGATTAACATCGGACAAGGGTGAGCGCTTGAAGGAGGCTGGGCTATCAATACCGATTGAAGTCATTGGCCTATTGGGGGTTCCTGAGGCCGGGGATCAGCTGGTCGTGGTAAAGGATGAGCGGGCTGCGAGAGAAATTGCCCAGGCCCGGCAGCAAAAGCAAAAAGATGTGGGTCTTGCATCCACGTCCAGAAGAACCCTTGAGGAGCTTTATGCAGAATCCAAAGATGGAGAAATTAAGGAATTGCCTCTGCTTATCAAGGCGGATGTGCAAGGATCGGTGGGGGCGTTAGGCGATGCACTTCTGAAGATTTCTACCGACGCGGTAAAGTTGAAGATCATTCATAGTGGAGTAGGAGGCATCAACGAAACTGATGTGTTATTAGCGGCTGCTTCAAAAGCAATTATCATTGGATTTCATGTGCGTCCGGATTCGAAGGCGGCTGCTATTGCGGAGCGTGAGGGTGTGGAAATTCGTTTATACACCATCATTTATAATATTCTTGATGATATTCGTTCGGCTGCAGAGGGGCTCTTGGCTCCAACGATCAAAGAGCGAGTGATGGGGCATGCGGAGGTGCGGCAACTATTCTCCGTTCCGAAGATGGGCACCATTGCCGGCTGTTATGTGAATGATGGGTTGATATCCCGTTCGAATACCAAAGTGAGAGTTGTTCGTGATCAGGTGATGGTCTATGAAGGAAAAATTGGATCATTAAGACGGTTTAAGGACGATGCGCGGGAAGTGCAGCAGGGCTATGAATGCGGAATTGGAGTCGAGAATTTTAATGATTTAAAAATCGGCGATGTGTTAGAGGCCTACGTATTGGAAGAGGAAACCACAAAATTATAA
- a CDS encoding DUF503 domain-containing protein, translated as MIVGLCTLELHIPDVQSLKGKRQVLSSLIARLRNRFNVSVAEIDEQDLWQKAILGVVCVANDTGRVNQVLDQVLNFIRSNPSLEILRSQIEVL; from the coding sequence ATGATCGTGGGGTTGTGCACGCTCGAACTCCATATCCCCGATGTCCAATCGTTGAAAGGAAAACGTCAGGTCCTTTCAAGCTTGATTGCCCGATTGCGAAATCGGTTTAATGTTTCCGTTGCTGAAATCGATGAACAAGACCTTTGGCAAAAGGCCATTTTGGGGGTGGTGTGTGTGGCGAATGACACGGGAAGGGTCAATCAAGTCTTAGACCAAGTCCTCAACTTTATACGATCAAATCCCTCCCTCGAGATTTTACGATCCCAGATTGAAGTCTTGTAA
- the rbfA gene encoding 30S ribosome-binding factor RbfA produces MAKINSSRATRVADQIRMEVAEILSRKTKDPRIQFVTVTGVKMTADLKIARIYVTALDQAHFDQVTGPGLKSAVGFVRTELGRRLNLRYTPELVFYRDTSAEYGNRIEKLLDSLHEESGASGETESSSSLPNKSDIVEG; encoded by the coding sequence ATGGCAAAAATTAATAGTAGTCGGGCAACACGGGTTGCCGATCAGATTCGTATGGAAGTGGCAGAGATTCTTTCTAGAAAAACGAAAGATCCACGTATCCAATTCGTGACCGTCACAGGGGTGAAGATGACGGCTGATCTCAAAATCGCTCGGATATATGTGACCGCTTTGGATCAAGCCCATTTTGATCAGGTGACGGGTCCGGGTCTAAAGAGTGCAGTAGGGTTTGTTCGAACCGAATTGGGACGTCGGTTAAATCTGCGCTATACACCGGAATTAGTCTTTTACCGTGATACAAGTGCAGAGTATGGAAATCGAATTGAAAAGTTATTGGATTCCCTTCATGAGGAATCTGGGGCTTCCGGGGAAACTGAGTCATCCTCCTCTCTCCCCAATAAGAGTGATATTGTAGAGGGGTAA
- the truB gene encoding tRNA pseudouridine(55) synthase TruB: MASCIEHPNIGKAATGMALHGVLNVNKPDGWTSHDVVQRLRSGLGIQKVGHAGTLDPHATGVLPVLIGKGTKIAQYLLGWEKEYGAVLQLGQRTDTQDAWGRVLEEFPLESLTEDRIRSVFATFQGAIQQVPPMYSAVKIGGQPLYKKARRGETVDRPAKTVVIHDLEIQKLNVPEVAFRVVCSKGTYVRTLCEDIGNILQVGGHLKWLQRRRVGPIHVDQALEIESLLGGLEFSRLDGAFLGLDQALEGFPAVEVDRDDARKVLHGNAISWDRVVDSYLEPTVSPMGDNMVRVKQKDGQLLALGRGPVFQAGKGGPVLAIETVFA, translated from the coding sequence GTGGCGTCTTGTATCGAACATCCTAACATCGGGAAGGCGGCGACGGGGATGGCCCTACATGGAGTCCTGAATGTAAACAAGCCTGATGGGTGGACGTCGCATGATGTGGTGCAACGCCTCAGGTCGGGTTTGGGTATTCAGAAAGTCGGACATGCCGGTACCTTGGATCCCCATGCGACCGGTGTATTGCCGGTCCTAATTGGAAAAGGAACCAAAATTGCCCAATACCTATTGGGATGGGAAAAAGAATATGGCGCCGTGCTTCAATTGGGTCAACGGACCGATACCCAAGATGCTTGGGGTAGGGTATTAGAAGAATTTCCACTGGAATCTCTGACGGAGGACCGTATCCGGTCAGTGTTTGCGACCTTTCAAGGGGCTATCCAACAAGTGCCACCCATGTACTCGGCGGTGAAAATCGGGGGGCAACCCTTGTATAAGAAAGCCAGGAGAGGGGAGACGGTTGACCGACCGGCAAAAACCGTGGTGATTCATGATTTAGAAATCCAAAAACTGAATGTCCCTGAGGTTGCATTTCGGGTTGTCTGTTCTAAGGGAACCTATGTTCGAACCCTCTGCGAGGATATTGGAAACATACTGCAGGTGGGTGGACATTTGAAATGGCTTCAACGACGACGGGTCGGGCCTATTCATGTTGATCAGGCCCTTGAGATAGAATCCCTGCTTGGGGGGCTTGAATTTTCCCGACTGGATGGGGCATTTTTGGGTTTAGACCAGGCTTTAGAAGGGTTTCCCGCAGTTGAGGTCGATAGAGATGATGCTCGAAAGGTGCTCCATGGAAATGCGATTTCCTGGGATCGGGTGGTCGACTCGTATTTGGAACCAACAGTTTCACCCATGGGGGATAATATGGTGAGGGTGAAACAGAAAGATGGGCAATTGCTTGCTTTGGGGAGAGGCCCGGTTTTTCAGGCAGGCAAGGGAGGTCCCGTATTAGCAATTGAAACGGTGTTTGCCTAG
- the rpsO gene encoding 30S ribosomal protein S15 gives MGLTKEAKTAAIESHRIHDKDTGSSEVQISLLTNRITSLTEHFKTHKKDHHSRRGLLRMVSKRRKLLDYLRRRDEGKYQAVIAALGIRK, from the coding sequence ATGGGCTTAACGAAAGAAGCAAAAACCGCGGCAATAGAATCGCATCGAATTCACGACAAGGACACGGGTTCGTCTGAAGTGCAGATTTCCTTGCTGACGAATAGAATTACGAGTTTGACCGAACATTTCAAGACACACAAAAAAGACCATCATTCCCGACGGGGCCTTTTGCGAATGGTGAGCAAGCGAAGAAAGTTATTAGATTATTTGCGACGTCGAGATGAGGGAAAATACCAGGCCGTGATTGCTGCACTGGGTATACGAAAATAA